TTTTTACACTACTTCAGGGAGCTTCTCAGCCAGAACCAGCACCtctgcaaaaacaaacaaaaaaggccTACgtgttttctttatgaaaaacaaaggcaagGTATAtgctttaataaaaataacatcaaACAAGTGACTTAATCAAAGAATTATGTCATCAGAACTGTCAGTATAAACTAGGGCATGGCTTTTTCCAACCAACTATCGAGTTCTGTGATGTGGGATAAACAGAACACACATAGAATTCTGGGGGCTTGGGGCTGAATTGTGTAGAGGAGTGTCATGTTCAGAAATATGTAGTACAATGGGGGAAAGAATAGAAGACCACAGTGACTATTCCAAATGATTGAAAATGCAGTCATCTGGTTTCTTTCacactttcttttcattacaTGATATCACACAGCATCTTGAGAGAGGGTAGTTTTAAGAGCTTGTCAGTGGTGCTGGTTTACCATGACTTGGGTGCACCTAAAGCATGATAAACTACCAAGAGATGTAGTAGCATTTCAGAGAGGCTTTTGTCTAGAGTGCACAAACAACAGAATAACATAATAACTAAGTTGCTCTCTATcgtttttgaacattcatggaggagaggcgaggtgcctgaggactggagaaaggcaagtgtcactccagtcttcaaaaggggCAAGAAGGATGGCCCAGGatactacaggccggtcagcctcacctccatccctggaaaggtgatggaacaactcatcctcagtTGTTacaaaaaatgaaggaaaaggtggttatcaggggggatcaacatggattcaccaagaggAGATCTTCTTTGATCAACCCAATAgacttctatgagggcataaccggctggctagatgagggtaGAGcggtggatgtcatctaccttgacttcagcaaggcttttgacactatctcccataagATGCacataggaaagctcaggcagtgtggcttggatgaagggatggtgaggtggattgagagctggctgagtgacagagcccagagagtgatgatcagtggcacagaatcgagttgaggcctgtggccagtggagttccacaggggttggttctggggccagtcttcttcaacatacgatcacagaatggtaggatttggaagggacctttagagatcatctagtccaaaccccctgcagaagcagggtcacctagatcaggtcacataggaacatgtccaggcgagtcttgaatttcttgtatttaagtgggactttttgtcttccagcttcatcccattaccctttttcctgttactagctacaatagaaaaagggatgtcccaatctcctgacacctactatttagatatttgtaaatgttaataagatttcccctcagtctcctcttctctagactaaacagccccagttcccacagcctttcctcatatgaaagatgttccagtcccctgatcatcttggtgaccctgcactgggctctctccagaagttctctgtccctcttgagctgtgaagcccagaactggacacaggactccagatgaggcctcaccagggcagaggagagagggagaagaatctcccttgacctgctggacacactcttcttgatgcatcccaggatgccattggccttcttggccacgagggcacattgctggctcatatttagtttattataaatcaggactcccaggtctctctctgcagagctgctctccagcagtttgacccccagcctgtactggtgcatggggttgttccttcccagatgcaggactctgtgcttgtccttgttgaacctcatgaggttcctctctgcccagttcaagtcggttgagatcccgctgaatggcagcacagccttctggggaatcagccagtcctcccagtttggtgtcatcagccaacttgctcaGGGTacactctcccctcatccaggttattgatgaagatgttgaacaagactggccccagaaccgatccctgtggaactccactggccacaggcctccaactcgattctgtgccattgatcatcacccactgggctctgtcattcagccagctctcgatccacttcactgtccactcataTAATATGTATGAGAATGTCACTGTAGTGGATGAATCTGTATATGtatattaacattttaataaaaagtcTAATTTTGCCAGTAGGAAATGTTAATTCAAGTAGAGAGAAAATAGTAAGTCATTATTCTTCCTTTCGGCTTAACCCATTCCTTTAACAAGCTGAGAGGGCCACAGATTGCCCAAAATAGGATGTCTGTCTGGAAAACATGCACAGGCTGGACACCAGAAGGATGTAAAGAACAAAAACTCTGGGTATCCCTAATCTGAGTATTTCTAATTGTTCAGTAAAATGTTTAAGATCTTTTGGGGGCAAAATGAACACgtgaaataattaatttcaaTGCTACATTGTTGAACACGTTTCCTTTGTGGCTACGTGATTTGCATATGTCATTTAGGATCTCCCGGTGCAGCGTGGCTGAACTGCTGTTGGCTGCTCTGTGCACTGGAAAACAACTGCTCCTTCCTACTGCAGGTTACGTGGAGGAACAGGCAGAGTGGCAGAGCCCACTCATATTGGAAATACCCAGGACTGAGTCACGATAGGGCCCTGTCTGGCAGGCTGCTTACACAACAACAGCTCCACTCCTACATTTTACCAGTACTTATTCCTCCATGATGTCTTGAAGCTTTAGGCCAGCCCACTCCATCGCCTCTCCACGGCAGCTGCCAAACAGCTCAGAGTTGTGTGCACACCCAGAGCTGTGGGAGGAGGGATCTCAGGTTGGGGCAGGAGGGAGACTCTGACCGAACTCACAGCGATGGGGCAGCACAAAGCCTTTAGCGTCCCTTTGCTCCTTCAGGCACAGGGGAGACTGTGCGAAACCCTCTGTGCCCTTCACCAGTCCAAACTCTCCTCCCAGCCTACGTGCAGGGCAGATTATCCATTAGGAGCACTTCCTTTCCCACCCACCTTCCATCAGTAGCGCTTATTTGTGTACACAGATTTGGCAGAGGAGCCACACTTCCATCAATTTAAGAGCCACACAGTAGTTACCACTGACTGTTTTTCTGTATTAGCATTAACTGTCCAAGAACAGCTTCATACAGCTCAGAGTGGAGTTGTTAATAACAACTGTTTGAATATCTTGACGCGATAAACAGACAAACAGCTTAATAGTTATTGTGGGGATAATAATTCATAAATGGGGATAAAATCCTCTTCTCAGTGGTGGgacaaagtgattttttttcttcaaaattggCAACCATCACTAACATAAACATTTTACCAAACAAGTTAACAGTTGGGCTTGCATACGATTTGTGCCCTTAGAAAGTCGCATGGTTctatgatatatttttttttctgatgtgaaaAGAATCTAAAATAAACCCCTCCTCTcattggattatttttttttttggcagacaCTCATTACCTCTCTGTTATCTGTTGCTTATCACTCTTCTCCTTAATACACAGTGATCTGGCAGAGAAAGTGAAGTGCCACTGAAAGAGATGGTGAGAAACAGCTGGAATCAACATCAGAAGGTGtggtaagagagaaaaaaaatcacaggcaGGATAAATCATTTTTTATTAGGGAACTGCATATCAAACTTCACCTGGCAGCCACAAgcataaggggaaaaaaacccaaatggaCAAGGCATAAAGTTTAGTTTGATGTCCTTCTAAATATGAACTACATAGTACAAAGAGCTACAAATGAGTAAACTGAGCTACTTGCTCGTCAATCGGATGGATCTACCAACCCGATGTCAAAGGAAAtctaagagagaaaaaaattgcacaTCTGAAGACAGGGGGTTTAGCACACTTTTCTTGCAAAGCACTGTCTTTCTCTGAGGAATGGCCCAGAGAGTCGTTCAGTCAGCCTGCCCCTCTCCTAACTTTTTCTGTACTTTCAGATTTTATGGAAGAACTGATTCCCTGAACACAGACTGATATTTGGAAGGGAAATTATGAGTACCAGTTCCACGTGCTGGAAAATCCGACCCTGAGACAGCAATGCAGAGCAAAAGAACTACTTTATTCATCACATTAACCGTGTACAGGCAGGTTCCATTGCAGTTCTACTTGTACTTCTACATCcagtcagtctctgctcctatAAAGGAAGAAACATGTTGTTAAgtccttctctctccctttgcCAGACTTGAAGGTGACTCGCTTGAGGATTTCTCAAGGTCTTGCTCTCCACCCACTGGTTTTAACCTCTTGGCTTCAGGGTTGCATTCAGGCTAAGGCTTTACATTGCATACCATGCCTGTGCATCTCTGACTCCACTGGCTGCACTTTTCTAGCTTGACCTTATCCCTGAAGACTGGTGCCCAGTGATACAGGACTGTGGCTGTCCCTGAGGGCTACCACCACCCATGTCCCACTCCTcctgtgtggctgctgctgggctgtgttCTTTGGTGACAGCAtggccctgcctgccccactGTCTCATctctcagctccctcctgctgctcccccaCAAAGTTTGTTGGACTTGTTTGTCCAACTAGGAATGTATTTACTGAAGTTAAATTTGACTTATTATGGAATCTCCTCCCTTTTCAGGTAGCCATCATTTACATATGATGTGATGGTAGCGTAGATGTGAGGAGTGAAGTAAAAATTCAGCCACTTTCAAGCAGCTCCTGGACATCAGCCTTCACTGTTGATCCTATACAGATCACTTTTTCTAGCTTGATATGCTGTCACCTTCTCAAATACCTAATGCTGGGATAATATCAGTGCAGGCTGCCCATGAGTTGCATAAAAATGACCTATTACTGTCTTGAAATTACACAGTTCAATATTGCATCTGCTTTAACCAGTAGTGGCTGTGGGGTTGCATAAGTGTCAATAATTGTGGccatttccttcctctttccctctgtCCTTCTTCCTATCTACCTCAATCATCCAAAGGTGCCTCCTCTTTGTTAGTCTTGTTCCTGCAAAGTTGCTACATACCAGCACTTTCCCATCTCCACTCTCCCTTCTCCTAGGGAAAGATGATTTCTGCCTTACAGTGTGGATGCAATTAATTACTGAATTACCATTCCATTACTGAATTAACTGTCATTCCTAACATGTAGCACCCATCTTTTCCCTAGCCCATTAAATGTTCTGATTCCTGACTCATGACATTGAATTGTGGTTTTTGAGCTGTAAGAACTCAAGCAAGGGATGTTCTGAACATCACTATGCAGCCTAGACAGACAGAAGAAGCTGATGGTGGTGGTATTCCTAAGCATCAGAGGAGACAGACTACTTCTTTGTCCAACTGAACAGAGAACAGTTACCACCCTCACTATTTTGCTTCAGTTGTCTATGCGCAGTCAGGCAATAAAGACATAGACGAAAGGAGAGAGCTAGTGGCAGAAGTGACACAGTGATGCCAATGCATCATAACAGAGATGAGAAAGACATCCCAGGGAACCCGTGAATAGAAGCTGAGCTACACTCACCACTTCAAGTGCCTGTATGCCCCAGTGGTAGTTGGCAGCATCCTGTAGGTAAGTGGATGCTCGTAGTGGCCTCACACTTTCCTCTGCAGTGGTCTTACTGACAGGTGAAGTAGCCAGTGTAATCATGAGCTACATTAAGAGAAGGAATCATCAAAAATTAGGGGTGTCACAGGTACAGCCCCTGGTTTTTCTGATCTTATTCTGCAAATAAAATCATGAGTGAATAAGATTCACTTATTCTCTGCATATTGGGCTGCATGCAGAGCAATCTGGTAAGTGGAGCTTCCAGAATAATCTGCAACACCTGTAACaagttggttggttttggtttgggtttgttgttgttgtttggttggggggtttttttgtttatttaagcaGGGTGAAGGAGGAAACAGCAGTTAGAGACAACCAAAGTAAACAACCAAACTGGCTCCTGGGAGCAAAAAGCCCCCTGTGACTTCCTGGGTATTAcctggaaggagaggagaacaaGCTCCTTCTGAAATTCATAGGTCTTCCCAGCCTCAAAATGTCTGGCAAGGAGCCATGGATATCAGATTTCCAGAGTCTCAacttccttctctgttcacCTGTAATGCTCTACTGCTTATTTATCACAGTCTATAAGGAGGGTGGGTAGCTTAGATGTCTTCCACAAGCTGAGTACCATAGCTGCTTGCATTCTTCCTGTCTCTGTAGTGTTGCTTTCCAACAACAATCACAGGTCTCCTGAGACAAGGCCCCAGGCAGCTACAAAGTGTCTCAGACACTCAATCTTTGCCTGTACTGTCTGTGGCTTTGTAGGTAAACATATGAGAGAGTTCAGTTCTGCAACATAGTGTACCATTACATGTTTATCTCACTCTGATGAAACCAGGCCCAAAGTGTTGCAGGGGCCAGGCAGAAGTCAAACCTAAAATGTCATTATTGCCATcttgaaatgcaaatgaaatcTTAGCCGTGTGCAGCGCCTTTACTGAGCCCTAGGGAAAGTAGTGCTGACTGGAGTCTAGGCGCCAGTCAATCGAGAGATGGGAGGGTCTGGGAAAAAGTCTAATCTTGCTACACAGGATAAACCAGAGATTTTACTTCAGCAGTTCCCACACTTAaaatcttctgcttttctctcaacAAGCAGCCAAGACACGGCCTCAGTTCCGACAGGAGAAGCAGGGCATAGATTGCTGCCTGCCCCACACCACCACCACTTGCACTTAGCACCGCAGCCCAGTAAGGGTTAATTTGGGGCTCCTGTACGAAGGCTCCGTTTTAAGGGCTTCCGGCAACAGTGCAAGAAACAGAAGGTAAATGTAAAGCAAATGTTTCCAGAAAGGAACAGCCAGATGAGACAAAAATTCGCTAGAGAAACGTGTGTGTAACGACACACGGTCATAAGGCGGGGCCGGGGGAGCAGCCGGGAGCGCGGAGGTTCGCGGCGCCGGGGCCAGAGAGGACCGAGCCACTGCTTGACGCTGAGCGCAAGCACCAATGTCCCGATCGCAATGGACCGAGGCTGAGCGGGGGCGGGTCCCAGCGCCGAGTGAGCACCGGGCACGGCGGGCAGCGCAGTGCTTGGCCGACAGGAACACGGAAATCCATGCGGTAGTCCGGGGCTGAGCTATCGCCGCTTGTGCAACTCATCGAAGAAACACGAACTTAAGGTGGTAAAAGGTGATCTACATGAAGTACACAACACCCTCACACTCTCTTCGtcaacagcagaaggaagactCGATGCCCCCATTAAAGTGCTGGGAGGTCCTAACATAGAGCACTTGTTACAGTGACCTTAGAGACCGCTTATCTCAACAGCCCACTGCTGTGCTTCAATACTCAACACAAACATCGTTCCACGCTTGATGGGGTACAGATCATGCTGCTCCTCCCTTACACACACATTGCCCTGCACCGACGGACTACACACTGCTGCGTGCCCCACCGATACCAGAACTCGGAGATATCTCATTCTTTTCTAACCCTAAATCCCTGTCCTCACCTGCTGTTTTACACAGAAGCATGATTTGAGCTGAAATAACAAGCAAAGAgttaaaagtttaaaatgtttacAAGAGTTAGTACTCACTTATCTGTTGTGCCAGAAGCCTTAGGAATCAGCCTGAGAAAAGTCAAAAGTGTTTTGGCTGTTGGTTGTGGGACTGAGcagaaaaataacttcaaaacagtttcaacAAAGCCACTGTGTTAAAAAATAAGATAATTCTCCTCTGTAATGTATATAAGGAGCATTATTTCACTTCATGATGTGCAAGTTAGCTGGAGTGATGTCCTGtgcacccagcactgcaatatAGGAATGCCTGCTTCTTAATGCAACGTTGGCTTTAAGGAGATTATTTCTTGATTTCAGTGACACCACAATGCACAAGTCGCTCTGTACCCCATGAAACCCACATCACCCCTGCTCCCCACAAAAAGACGTAGCGCATATGGTTCTGCAACAATGACAAACGACCACACATATCGCTCTGCACCGTGTGACATGGCTATAGCTCTGCTCTTCATGAAGAACGCATCGCTGTGCATCTCCTCAAAATACATCACCCTGCCTCCCTCAAAATCACATTACTCTTACGCTCCAATACACACGTTGCTCAGAGCCCAAGGTGCATGCATCTGTTCTCCACTGACATACAGATCGCTCTGTATCAATGGACAAATATAGATGGCACCACACCCTGCAAAACCCCAGTCTCTGCACCACAAGATACATACATACCTTTGCTTACCACAACATGTAAAGAAATGGGAATGTTGCTTAGCAAGGATGACAAAAGTATCACTCTTCTTCGTGTCAAAACACACACCGTTTTCACCCCAGGGGAGTGAGAAATGCCCAAATGAAGCAAGAAACCCCCAAGTGAAGCGAAAAATGGCTGGGCCAAGAACTGCTCCCACCCCTTTCTTGACTAGAGTAAATACAGAACAACAGTGCTCCTATAAAAGCGCTCCTGCAGGCAGTGACAGGATTAGACTGAGCTTTGTTTGAACTGCCCGTTGCTGTCTGAGAGATGTGCATTTGTTACAATGTCTGAGCCAGTCAAATCCGAACCCGTGCCCAAGAAGGGCTCCAAGAAAACTGTCACAGAAAGACGCAGAAGAAGGATGGCAAGAAGAACAAGAAGAGCCGCAAGGAGAGCTACTCCATCTACGTGTACAAGGTGCTGAAGCAGGTGCACCCCGACACCGGCATCTCGTCCAAGGCCATGGGCATCATGAACTCCTTCGTCAACGACATCTTCGAGCGCATCGCCGGCGAGGCCTCGCGCCTGGCGCACTACAACAAGCGCTCCACCATCACGTCGCGGGAGATCCAGACGGCCGtgcggctgctgctgcccggCGAGCTGGCCAAGCACGCCGTGTCCGAGGGCACCAAGGCTGTCACCAAGTACACCAGCTCCAGGTAAGCTGCATCTGCACCATATGCCAGACCCACGCAACCTAAAGGCTCTTTTAAGAAACACacactttttaattaaaagagttTTGTAACTGATCTTTTCCTACTGTTATTTAACTTCTCCGTCTTCTAAATCTCAACAGTACCATTAGAATTTTCTTAGGTTGTTGCGTTATTCTCCTACGTTTCTCAGTCTCAGGTCTTTAATCTGACGCTTTAAACCCCCAGACGCTAGACATTCTGGAAACTCCCATCAGGGGGCAGGAGAGGCGAAGACTCGTGACTCGCTCTTTTGCCTTCTAGTTGTTGGTGAAACTATTAAGAACCTTAGTAAAAAATGTACTAGCAAACAGTTAATTTGCTCTTTTAAGgattaaattttaaatgtcaCATTTTTCCAGACACGGAAAACCAGTGAAACAGAGCACTAAAAAACTTATTACTAAAACCCTCGAGGaaacttttaaactttattaGCATATAACCAATAACATAAGCTTGTAGTGTAAGAAATGGGAAGGGACTCTGAATGAAAGCGGTCTGAGTCAAGAGAAGCAAAGACCATAACCACTtgccttttctctcattttggACACAGCAATCTTTGGCTGAGCAATTTGATGCAGGAAACTGATTACACACAGAATACGCCCAAGGACCTGACAATCAAGGCAACCCCCAGGAACAGTGATAAACGTGAGGtaatgacaaaataaaataaagcaaagaaagtAGACAAAGTCACCCATAACTGAAGTATTAGAGAAAACGTGGGGAGTTGTGTCTAAAGAAGGGCTGCTTAACCATCGAGATTCAATTTACATCattaaactggaaagaaaagaggaattgcagctcttttaatgaaaaagtgGGTGGCTCTTAAAAGAGCCTTTGGGTTAagttacttttttgtttttacagttttACTTGGAGCTGGTGTACTTGGTGACAGCCTTGGTGCCCTCGGACACGGCGTGCTTGGCCAGCTCGccgggcagcagcagccgcaCGGCCGTCTGGATCTCCCGCGACGTGATGGTGGAGCGCTTGTTGTAGTGCGCCAGGCGCGAGGCCTCGCCGGCGATGCGCTCGAAGATGTCGTTGACGAAGGAGTTCATGATGCCCATGGCCTTGGACGAGATGCCGGTGTCGGGGTGCACCTGCTTCAGCACCTTGTACACGTAGATGGAGTAGCTCTCCTTGCGGCTCTTCTTGCGCTTCTTGTCGCCCTTCTTCTGGGTCTTGGTGACGGCTTTCTTGGAGCCCTTCTTGGGCGCTGGGGCGGACTTGGCCGGCTCAGGCATCGTAGCACACACAAGACCCACACACCAGAAACAAAACACTCAGTACCAGCACCCCGCTCGCGGCAGCGCTTTTATAGCAGCGCGGTGCCGGCAGCGGCTCCAGAGCGCCGCATCGCCATTGGCTGCGAGCGCAGCCTGAAGGCGGCACCGCACGCCGAGCTTCGCTATTGGGTGTCTCTCGATCCGCGTTCCCATTGGCCGCACTAACAACGCGGCTCCGGCAGCCAATCGGAGACGGCGCCGCCGCTCCACCCGATCCGAATATAAACGGCGCGTCCCGGAGCAGTTTCGCGCTGTTGCGGAGTTGTTTCTGTTGCTACTTGTGAGAATCGCTGAGATGTCCGGCCGCGGGAAGCAGGGCGGGAAGGCGCGGGCCAAGGCCAAGTCGCGCTCGTCGCGGGCCGGGCTGCAGTTCCCCGTGGGCCGTGTGCACCGGCTGCTGCGCAAGGGCAACTACGCGGAGCGGGTGGGCGCCGGCGCCCCGGTGTACCTGGCTGCCGTGCTGGAGTACCTGACGGCCGAGATCCTGGAGCTGGCGGGCAACGCGGCCCGCGACAACAAGAAGACGCGCATCATCCCCCGCCACCTGCAGCTGGCCATCCGCAACGACGAGGAGCTCAACAAGCTGCTGGGCAAGGTGACGATCGCGCAGGGCGGCGTGCTGCCCAACATccaggccgtgctgctgccCAAGAAGACCGACAGCCACAAGGTGAAAACAAAGTAGAGGCATCTTAAATTtaatcagagaagaaaacaggcaAATGAAAAGGCTCTTTTCAGAGCCACCCAATAAATCACAAAAAAGTTGGAGTCACtatagtttctttttctgtttcatggc
Above is a window of Colius striatus isolate bColStr4 chromosome 1, bColStr4.1.hap1, whole genome shotgun sequence DNA encoding:
- the LOC104551761 gene encoding histone H2B 1/2/3/4/6: MPEPAKSAPAPKKGSKKAVTKTQKKGDKKRKKSRKESYSIYVYKVLKQVHPDTGISSKAMGIMNSFVNDIFERIAGEASRLAHYNKRSTITSREIQTAVRLLLPGELAKHAVSEGTKAVTKYTSSK
- the LOC133627661 gene encoding histone H2A-IV-like — translated: MSGRGKQGGKARAKAKSRSSRAGLQFPVGRVHRLLRKGNYAERVGAGAPVYLAAVLEYLTAEILELAGNAARDNKKTRIIPRHLQLAIRNDEELNKLLGKVTIAQGGVLPNIQAVLLPKKTDSHKKERGM